One part of the Corynebacterium sp. CNCTC7651 genome encodes these proteins:
- a CDS encoding metal ABC transporter ATP-binding protein, which produces MIPAIAVDDVAVRYGDVVALDGATLSVQPGRICGLIGMNGAGKSTLLKAIMGLVKPDRGTVRINGIDPTRARKTQVLGYVPQSEDVDWQFPVTVRDVVMMGRYGHMGFTRHARAEDIAAVDRALERTHLESFADRQIGQLSGGQKKRAFIARGIAQGASIMLLDEPFAGVDKHSEATITELLRDLAAEGTTIFVVTHDLVALPQLAPETVLLNRRVLMHAPTEVVLEPDNLVQGFGMGVSA; this is translated from the coding sequence GTGATCCCCGCAATCGCGGTTGACGATGTTGCGGTGCGCTACGGCGACGTCGTCGCGCTCGACGGCGCAACTTTGAGCGTCCAACCAGGCCGTATCTGTGGGCTGATCGGGATGAACGGCGCGGGCAAATCCACGCTACTCAAGGCGATCATGGGGTTGGTCAAGCCGGATCGCGGCACGGTTCGTATCAACGGCATCGACCCCACGCGCGCCCGCAAGACGCAGGTGCTGGGCTACGTCCCGCAGAGCGAGGACGTGGACTGGCAGTTCCCGGTCACAGTGCGTGATGTGGTCATGATGGGCCGCTACGGCCACATGGGCTTTACCCGCCACGCGCGTGCGGAGGACATTGCGGCTGTGGATCGCGCGCTTGAGCGCACCCACCTTGAGTCGTTCGCAGACCGCCAGATCGGTCAGCTTTCGGGTGGCCAGAAGAAGCGTGCCTTCATCGCCCGCGGTATCGCTCAGGGTGCGAGCATCATGCTTCTCGACGAACCCTTCGCCGGCGTGGACAAACATTCCGAGGCCACCATCACTGAGCTGCTGCGTGACCTCGCGGCAGAAGGCACCACTATTTTTGTGGTGACGCACGACCTGGTTGCCTTGCCCCAGCTCGCGCCGGAGACAGTGCTGTTGAACCGCCGGGTGTTGATGCACGCCCCGACTGAAGTGGTGTTAGAGCCGGACAATTTGGTACAGGGCTTCGGTATGGGGGTGTCAGCATGA